From Candidatus Omnitrophota bacterium:
GTTGATCCCCAGCATCTCGCCGTATATCGCGGTGGCCGCCTCAAGCATCATTATGAGCTGTCCCACATATTCGGCTGACACCTTCGGCATTTTTATTACCACGACCGGCCGTCTCGCCTCGGTGAGAGAAAGAGCCGTGCCCGCTTCCTCGGCCTTGAAGAGTTCCGCGATGTCCCGCCCGCCGAAGATGAAATCTCCCATCTTCGGGACTTTAAAGGAATCTATATCTTCCACCGACAGGAGCGTGACGACTTTGTCCTGCGGGCCTTCGGTGTAGAGCTGCAGCTGGGAATGCTGATCGGTGACGCCTTTGGCTTTCACCGGCGTGGGCCCCACGAAAACATCTTTGCCCTTCAGGTCTTTTTTCTTTCCCAGGGATTCCGCCCACAGCTGTGCGAACCAGTCGCTCACCGTGGCGAGCTTTTCCTCGTAAGGCATAAAAACATTTATGCGCCGGCCCTTTTTATAGAAAAGATAATGCACGGCCGCGTAAAGAGCGGCGGGATTTGACAGGAGGTCTTCCTGAAAACATATTTTTTCAGCGTCGGAAGCGCCTTTCAAAAGTTTTTTGATATCTATCCCGGCCACAGCGGCCGGAAGCAGGCCCACCGAAGACAGGCCGCTGAAACGCCCGCCCACATTGGAGGGGATGGAAAAAGATTCAATGCCGTGTTCCCGCGCGAATTCGCGCAGGAAACCCTTCTCGGGATCCGTCGTTATCACCACATGCTTTTTCCATGATCTGCCGGTTTTCTTTTTAAGGCCTTCGAGCGCCGCGGCGAAAACCGAAAGGGTCTCGCTCGTGGTGCCTGATTTCGTTATAACATTGAAAACCGTGTTTGAAAGAGGAGCGATCTCAAAAACTGATCTCACAAATTCAGGTGATATGTTGTCGGCTATGACTATCCGGGGCCTGCCGCCGCGTCCGGCGGCGTCTCTCAGATTGTAAAAAGACGGGGCGAGAGCGTCTATCAGGGCGCGGGGTCCGAGGGCGCTTCCGCCTATGCCCAGAACAACGAAACAGCCGCATTTACCTTTGAGCTTATCGGCGTATTTGATTATAGCCGAGGCGTTTTTGGAATCCCGCGGCAATTCGGCAAAACCGACCTCGCCGGATTTCCGCCGGGCGTTCAGTTTTTTCACGGCGGCCCGCACAGACGGGGCTATTTTTCTCAATTCGGCCCCGCCGAGGCCCTGCGCGCCTATGGAATCCCTCATCGCGGGAGCGTAATCAACGCTTATTCTTTTTGAAAAAGACTTTTTTGACGCTTTCATAAGCTCACACCTCCGTTAATAATGTTATCTGGGCGAAATAAGTCACCGTTGCTTCAACCAGATGCCCCGCGAGGGCCTTGCCGCCGTCAAGGCCGCAAACCACATGCAGATGGACGACTCCGCCGCTGACGCTCCCGTTACCCAGGAGCTCGGCTTTCAGATCAAAGTGTTTTTGATAATGATCCGGCGGGATCTTATCCGAATCCTGATGAATGGTGACGAGCTCAAAATCCATAAGAGCTCCCACACAGGAAACGATAACGGCTTCCTTTACGCCCTTTTCAGCGAGCCGCCTCTCAAGGGAAGCGACAAGCTTTTCGCCTTCTTCGATTTTTATTTTTATTTGTTTCATAAAACTTCCCCAAACCTTCTGTCAAAACAGAAAAAACGCATGTTCCGTATTCCCGCTGATTATATCAAATCCATTTGACTTGTAAAATGAGTTTATGTAAAATCACCAGTGTAATTCAGTAAAGAGAAAACCGTCGGTACCCGGCAGAGCGTTGCCGTCACCGCAGTTTGATTTAGGAGAAAAACCATAGAATGGCAAGAAAAATATCGGTAAAAACCGTTCTCATCTGTGATGATTCTCCCGAAACCCGCATGGTGCTCAAGAGTGTGCTCACAAATGACGGTTTCGCGGTGCTCGAGGCCGAAAACGGCCTTGTGGGCCAGGCACTCGCCGAAGCCCATATCCCCGACCTGATAATAATGGATGTGGTCATGCCCGGACAGGACGGCATAACAACCATCGGCAAACTCGCCGGAATTAAGGAAACAGCCGGAATCCCCATCATAATAATGACAGGCAAAACCGCCATAACGAAACTCATGGGCGAGGGCTCATCGCAGGTGAAGGCTATTTTTGAAAAACCCTTTTTCATGAAAGACCTGCGCGCGAAAATAGCCGAAATATTCAGTGACTGATTTTTTTCGCCGCAAGGCCGTGGCGGCGGCCGCAGTCGCCTTTTTTATCGCGCCGCTCATTCCCCCGGCCTCCGCCTCTGAGAAATCGGAAAGACTGTATAAACAGGGAAAGTTCGCCGAGGCGGTGGCGGCATCGGAAGAAGAATACGCCAGGACCGGCGACGACGGCGAAAAAGCTGAACTCATCAGATATCTGACCGAACTCGGCCTGGATATGAGCTTTAAGGAAAACTACAACGCCGCGGAATACGCTTTCAGCCGGGCGCTGAGTCTCTCTCCCGACGACCTCACTCTTAAAGAACTTAAAGACACGGTGAAAGATCTCGGATCTTATCCGGCGCGCGAGACTGTGCCGGAAAAAGAAGTCAAAGCCGCAGAGCCGCCTCCTGCGACGAGGCCTGCCCCTGCTCCGGCGCCGTTTCCGCTCAATGGCGTCTATATAAAACAACAGCTGGAACTGATACGGAAACTGGAAAAACTCGCCTCTGCCATAGAAAAAAAATCATCCTCGGACTCAGGAATATCAGAAGAGACGGTGCAGAAAACCGCTCTTTCCATAAACAGGACGATATCCGAAAGTATGTCAAGCATAAAACTGGCCTTTGTCCTTACTGCCCTCGCCGTCACAGCCGCGGCGGCTCTGCTTGTGTTCGCGGCTTTTCTGATCGCGCGCTATGCCGTCAACAAACACCACTCGCTGGTCATGGCCGCCCAAAAGCCCATGGGCCTGAAGCAAAAAGCCAGAAGAATTCCCCTTATATATCCCGACAACGACACAAAATACGAAGGCATAGGCATAATAGAGGCGGAGCTGTCCAGCGAGGACAGCACCGAGAGCAGCGTGGCGCGGACACTTCTTGAGCCTTTTCTGAACGATAGTGATATAGAGCTGAAAATACGGGCGATAAAAGCCCTGCACAAATACAGCGCCGATGAA
This genomic window contains:
- a CDS encoding DNA-binding protein; the encoded protein is MKQIKIKIEEGEKLVASLERRLAEKGVKEAVIVSCVGALMDFELVTIHQDSDKIPPDHYQKHFDLKAELLGNGSVSGGVVHLHVVCGLDGGKALAGHLVEATVTYFAQITLLTEV
- a CDS encoding response regulator — its product is MARKISVKTVLICDDSPETRMVLKSVLTNDGFAVLEAENGLVGQALAEAHIPDLIIMDVVMPGQDGITTIGKLAGIKETAGIPIIIMTGKTAITKLMGEGSSQVKAIFEKPFFMKDLRAKIAEIFSD
- a CDS encoding glucose-6-phosphate isomerase (catalyzes the formation of D-fructose 6-phosphate from D-glucose 6-phosphate) encodes the protein MKASKKSFSKRISVDYAPAMRDSIGAQGLGGAELRKIAPSVRAAVKKLNARRKSGEVGFAELPRDSKNASAIIKYADKLKGKCGCFVVLGIGGSALGPRALIDALAPSFYNLRDAAGRGGRPRIVIADNISPEFVRSVFEIAPLSNTVFNVITKSGTTSETLSVFAAALEGLKKKTGRSWKKHVVITTDPEKGFLREFAREHGIESFSIPSNVGGRFSGLSSVGLLPAAVAGIDIKKLLKGASDAEKICFQEDLLSNPAALYAAVHYLFYKKGRRINVFMPYEEKLATVSDWFAQLWAESLGKKKDLKGKDVFVGPTPVKAKGVTDQHSQLQLYTEGPQDKVVTLLSVEDIDSFKVPKMGDFIFGGRDIAELFKAEEAGTALSLTEARRPVVVIKMPKVSAEYVGQLIMMLEAATAIYGEMLGINTFDQPGVEYGKVIAKKILAGAGKVPGNRGNKYRV